From Ignavibacterium sp.:
GGAAGTCCGATTGTAGGTAATGAAAGTAATGCAACTTGTCTCATTTCTTCTGGTGTGCATCCAGCTTTCAAAGCTTTGCGTGCGTGTGAATGAACCGCTCCTTCTAATCGCGCACCGGTTGAAATTGCAAGTTTAATGAGTGCACGGGTTTTTTCATCCAACGGTCCGGCTGCGTGAACCGCATCGCCAAGTGCTTCGTATGCTTTTGCAACATTGGGATAATCCTCTGTGAATTTCTGAAATCGTTTTGGTATTTGTGACATTGTAATCTCCAATATTTTTATTGAATAAAAATTTTTTATATCCACTTCGAGTTCCTTCGTGATGAACTTAGTTCCCTTTGTGGTAAAAAAGATTTAACCACAAAGGGAATAAAAAACCCCGCTTTGCACTTGCGGGGTTTAAATTGTGATTATCAATTTAAATCAAAAAAGTAAACTCTCCTTTGCAAAGCGTCCCATCGAATTAAATCGACGAACTGGCAGGCAAAACCGTTTCCGGATTTACCCTGTCGGTTGATAAATCTTGAAGTTATTTTTACCACGAAGTCACACAATAGATCCGTCAGCTGACGGACACAAAGGACACAAAGTATTTTCATTGTGTTCCTTTGTGATGAACTTAGTGTTCTTTGTGGTTAAACAAATCTTTTTAGACTCATCAACTCGGAGAAAAATATTTTAAAGAACTAATTAAAGTTATTAAACTTTTACAAGTTTAACCATCGTATCATAAAACGAAACGCTACCACCAACAGGATCAATCATACA
This genomic window contains:
- a CDS encoding carboxymuconolactone decarboxylase family protein; protein product: MSQIPKRFQKFTEDYPNVAKAYEALGDAVHAAGPLDEKTRALIKLAISTGARLEGAVHSHARKALKAGCTPEEMRQVALLSLPTIGLPSMMAALSWIDDIIESKK